One stretch of Lucilia cuprina isolate Lc7/37 chromosome 6, ASM2204524v1, whole genome shotgun sequence DNA includes these proteins:
- the LOC111677372 gene encoding nuclear pore complex protein Nup75, with translation MDESKIAVFGIVDPLSTRYGNTLMGQFVDGSKISLNAFRPITASTRDKPTEYAGKDVVQIHLLQPEFIFDDPILRSLIAEANSTFVALQSLKKKGSKADYTKISRTYRSIIRACLEKLQDAAGNAELEMPEKYEKYQNFISIFYSIECIWHLSEILFLDQTASNVIVPQLLEWVRFHFPAAERMATDLLILSRDASDSEEYWPALKGLIMQGQVDVARAILQLHPQAESTAFKMAEQIFKAMPTYNVYGGFSIQKFRSQWQYWLTDTERKLSANILSIEPLLEELVQLVTGNTAVWNTQIQNSEYWYEYLPGYLFYTNPACKHFELGTAANTWLDRWARFKSQQGEEPKLKHLDKVILSLMENEMHQVIHSIQLMADNQWFVTHLTDLLYNCGQLQVVGDHQMNDCIKLRDSLLFDFGSCLMSRNSLWQLGMDYLEFCSEEGLAALELCLTKIPIKTEKQAMKVLEICSKKNFFNAEQEICKVQAKKSLDGHRYGNALEWAIRSKDTLYVTSIADFLLKHYSRTGDMLCPDVIANIGAKMFISPRLVFLVKYFDFYQFYRKRDFLPAAELLVNLLESKITPEYFWPSLLIDTIPLLESKDPKILSKETSAILHHLESELVPLIEKKKKRLEKYPDEPVNILKDYRIENIEEIINLLRLACARNLSRAIIIENTMMG, from the exons ATGGATGAATCCAAAATTGCTGTCTTT ggcATTGTGGATCCATTAAGCACACGCTATGGCAACACATTGATGGGACAGTTTGTTGATGGTAGCAAAATATCATTGAACGCATTTAGACCTATAACAGCTAGTACGCGGGATAAACCGACAGAATATGCAGGAAAAGATGTAGTACAAATACATCTTTTGCAACCAGAATTTATCTTCGATGATCCAATTTTAAGAAGCCTTATAGCTGAGGCCAACTCAACATTCGTAGCTCTACAGTCACTAAAAAAGAAAGGTTCAAAGGCAGACTATACAAAAATATCTAGAACATATCGCAGTATAATTAGAGCTTGTTTGGAAAAATTGCAGGATGCCGCTGGAAATGCGGAACTTGAAATGCCcgagaaatatgaaaaatatcaaaattttatttcgatattttactCCATAGAATGTATTTGGCATTTAAGTGAAATTCTATTTCTGGATCAGACGGCTTCAAATGTCATAGTGCCGCAATTGCTTGAATGGGTTCGTTTCCACTTCCCAGCGGCCGAACGGATGGCAACCGATTTATTGATATTAAGTCGTGATGCCAGTGACAGTGAAGAATACTGGCCTGCTCTGAAAGGTCTAATAATGCAAGGTCAAGTTGATGTGGCTCGTGCTATTCTACAACTTCACCCTCAGGCTGAGAGTACAGCATTTAAAATGGCGGAGCAAATTTTCAAAGCAATGCCCACATACAAT gtGTATGGcggattttctatacaaaaatttagGTCTCAATGGCAGTATTGGCTTACAGACACCGAACGTAAACTAAGCGCCAATATTCTAAGCATCGAACCCTTATTAGAGGAACTTGTACAACTGGTGACTGGCAACACGGCAGTATGGAATACTCAAATACAAAATTCAGAATATTGGTATGAATACTTGCCCGGCTATCTATTCTATACGAATCCAGCTTGCAAACATTTTGAGTTGGGTACCGCTGCCAACACTTGGTTAGACAGATGGGCACGATTTAAATCACAACAGGGAGAAGAGCCAAAACTTAAGCATTTGGATAAAGTTATATTGTCACTAATGGAAAATGAAATGCATCAAGTTATTCACTCTATACAGCTGATGGCTGACAACCAATGGTTCGTTACACATCTTACTGATTTGCTGTATAATTGTGGTCAATTGCAAGTAGTCGGAGATCATCAAATGAA cgACTGCATTAAATTAAGAGATTCTCTGCTTTTTGACTTCGGCAGTTGTTTAATGTCTAGAAATTCTTTATGGCAATTGGGTATGGATTATTTAGAGTTTTGTTCGGAAGAAG GTTTAGCGGCTTTGGAATTGTGTTTAACTAAGATACCAATTAAAACGGAGAAACAAGCTATGAAGGTTTTGGAAATCTGCAgcaagaaaaactttttcaatgcTGAACAGGAAATTTGCAAAGTTCAAGCCAAAAAGTCATTAGATGGCCATCGTTATGGAAATGCTTTGGAATGGGCCATTCGCTCAAAAGATACATTATATGTCACCTCAATAGCTGATTTCCTTCTAaag CATTATTCTCGCACGGGAGACATGTTATGTCCGGATGTTATTGCCAATATTGGagccaaaatgtttatttcgcCAAGATTGGTGTTTTTAGTAAAGTACTTCGACTTCTATCAGTTTTATCGCAAAAGAGACTTTTTGCCAGCTGCAGAATTGTTGGTAAATTTATTGGAATCTAAAATAACTCCAGAATA tttttggCCTTCATTACTAATTGATACCATACCGCTGTTAGAGTCAAAAGATCCGAAAATACTTTCCAAAGAAACTAGTGCCATTTTGCACCATTTGGAATCGGAATTGGTGCCACTCATTGAGAAGAAAAAGAAACGTTTGGAGAAATATCCTGAT GAACCTGTTAACATACTCAAGGACTATCGAATTGAAAATATCGAagaaatcataaatttattacGTTTGGCTTGTGCCCGTAATCTTTCACGGGCTATCATTATAGAAAACACTATGATGGGATga
- the LOC111677375 gene encoding CTTNBP2 N-terminal-like protein isoform X1, with product MEQNANDPFASENSGTARFVGGGVVSGDHSLDNGAIAGGSVIVSSNTAGTVNAGHEFQTMKPGAGANFKQVGRTEIPHSELVKMLYYLEGELQARDVVIAALRNERVKQYISQLKSKRLQPSDPHVAIFRDKVALSGNLISRESSTQAAQAEMEVRQIIEQQMEQLYQMVNKQRATHLRMVNILTESLENNQRMLQELEDEKRKHEHDTAQGDDITYGLEMERTKLRQELEEERAQVKKLEKDLKKLQETLDFERNRQKQIVLLLIAERKKIMMKYIEEGKRSEDLAQILAEEKQRSDNIAEGLEEESKKSLRMEEELEKQAAASEQERKIIKANLAKEELRVKELEQELLTLRAENEALKKQNATMSSNTVSKSRAFTEDGCATPMANIAKIVQPTATVSSVPVSGPTTGIALSLTPAINLRTGIATAPSNLTPLPQIAAAATIAVQSAVVGNDTTSCTPTPGTVLAPITSASVAQKAQTAAPSSPSPAKMQPTATIQRAPGGKYSALAAAAAAGHSLDQAPSPHPVPIAVPPVTVPPAGARGAPPPIPPNKPIVPPKREPSLSRLGSISGAASVAAVASSASTAANAKN from the exons ATGGAACAAAATGCAAATGATCCATTTGCATCCGAAAATAGTGGCACAGCTAGGTTTGTAGGCGGCGGAGTGGTAAGCGGGGACCACTCCCTTGATAATGGTGCTATTGCTGGAGGCTCTGTTATTGTAAGCAGCAATACAGCTGGGACTGTAAATGCTGGTCATGAATTTCAGACAATGAAACCGGGAGCAGGGGCCAACTTTAAGCAAGTCGGACGCACCGAAATACCTCACAGTGAATTGGTTAAAATGTTGTACTATCTTGAAGGTGAACTGCAGGCTCGAGATGTTGTAATAGCGGCCTTACGTAACGAACGTGTCAAACAATATATATCTCAACTTAAAAGCAAAAGGCTCCAGCCAAGTGACCCACATGTAGCAATATTTCGTGACAAGGTCGCCTTATCAGGCAACTTAATATCTAGAGAATCTTCTACACAAGCTGCCCAAGCTGAAATGGAAGTCAGACAAATTATAGAGCAACAAATGGAACAGCTGTATCAAATGGTCAATAAACAGCGAGCTACACATCTAAGAATGGTCAATATATTGACAGAGTCATTGGAAAATAATCAACGTATGTTGCAGGAACTGGAAGATGAGAAACGAAAGCACGAACACGACACTGCACAAGGTGACGATATAACTTACGGCTTGGAAATGGAACGAACTAAGCTAAGGCAAGAATTGGAAGAAGAAAGAGCTCAGGtcaaaaaactcgaaaaagatttaaaaaagttacaagAAACTTTGGATTTTGAGAGAAATCGACAAAAGCAAATTGTACTTTTATTGATAGCAGagaggaaaaaaattatgatgaaataCATAGAAGAAG gaaaacGTTCGGAAGATTTGGCTCAAATCTTAGCCGAAGAAAAGCAACGTTCTGACAACATAGCAGAAGGATTAGAAGAAGAAAGTAAAAAATCATTGCGTATGGAAGAAGAATTGGAAAAGCAAGCAGCAGCATCTGAACAAGAACgtaaaattattaaagcaaATCTAGCTAAAGAAGAACTTCG agTCAAAGAACTTGAACAGGAGCTATTAACATTAAGGGCTGAAAATGAggctttaaaaaaacaaaatgctaCTATGAGCAGCAATACTGTCTCCAAATCTAGAGCGTTTACTG AAGATGGATGTGCCACACCAATGGCGAATATAGCCAAAATTGTACAACCTACGGCTACAGTATCTAGTGTCCCTGTGTCTGGACCCACAACTGGTATAGCTCTATCCCTTACCCCAGCAATTAACTTACGTACGGGTATAGCTACGGCTCCTTCGAATCTAACACCTTTACCTCAAATAGCTGCAGCTGCCACAATAGCTGTGCAATCGGCTGTAGTTGGTAATGATACCACTTCATGCACACCAACACCTGGGACAGTTTTGGCTCCTATTACTTCGGCATCTGTTGCACAAAAAGCACAAACGGCAGCTCCTTCATCGCCATCACCAGCTAAAATGCAACCGACGGCAACAATACAACGTGCTCCCGGTGGTAAATATTCAGCGTTAGCAGCTGCTGCAGCGGCAGGCCACTCACTTGACCAAGCTCCATCGCCTCATCCTGTACCCATAGCGGTACCGCCTGTAACTGTTCCACCAGCTGGCGCTAGAGGTGCTCCTCCACCTATACCTCCTAACAAACCAATAGTCCCGCCAAAGCGTGAACCCTCATTATCACGCCTTGGCTCTATATCTGGTGCTGCAAGTGTAGCGGCTGTCGCCTCATCAGCTTCTACCGCTGCcaatgcaaaaaattaa
- the LOC111677366 gene encoding uncharacterized protein LOC111677366, with the protein MCNTSLHPRNFSNLVEPLSFSTFQFLRTRNRLMIPNAADSTTSYHNLIKNTQIPPQLDTILPHNYEMERTPPTSPILDVIDSSTLEQLPTELENTTSSLIQTETISNKSQQFLKSMENDTMKLPSNDNTHPLPNINVLPLTGASTTLLNHQTTLPAFEYLTPGVRNISPVDFPLMELNRVGGMFPSFLHRRPRGEKRPIPDEQKDDKYYERRKRNNEAAKKSRDARKIREDRIAFRAAFLEQENSLLRAQVMALRDELQTMRQIIGRTNLSQI; encoded by the exons atgtGTAACACATCTTTACATCCAAGaaattttagtaatttagtaGAACCATTATCATTTTCTACATTTCAATTCTTACGCACACGTAATCGGTTAATGATTCCTAATGCTGCAG ATTCAACCACATCGTatcacaatttaataaaaaatacacaaattccACCACAACTAGATACAATTTTACCGCACAACTATGAAATGGAGAGAACGCCACCAACCTCTCCGATTTTAGATGTAATAGATAGCTCAACATTGGAACAATTACCGACGGAGTTGGAAAATACAACAAGTTCTTTAATACAAACAGAAACTATCTCGAATAAATCACAGCAATTCTTAAAGTCAATGGAAAATGACACTATGAAGCTGCCTTCTAATGATAATACACATCCCTTGCCCAATATAAACGTTTTACCTTTAACAGGAGCTTCAACAACCCTACTAAATCATCAGACGACTTTACCAGCATTTGAGTATTTGACGCCAGGAGTTCGTAATATCAGCCCAGTTGATTTTCCATTAATGGAACTAAATCGCGTCGGTGGCATGTTTCCATCATTTCTACACCGCCGACCAAGAGGAGAAAAAAGACCAATACCAGACGAACAAAAAGATGATAAATACTATGAGAGAAGAAAGCGTAATAATGAAGCAGCAAAAAAATCACGAGATGCTCGTAAAATACGTGAAGATCGTATTGCATTTAGAGCGGCATTTCTGGAGCAAGAAAACTCCTTATTGAGAGCACAAGTAATGGCACTAAGAGATGAATTACAAACAATGAGACAAATAATTGGAAGAACCAATTTAAgtcagatttaa
- the LOC111677006 gene encoding longitudinals lacking protein-like, which produces MMSSDQQFFLKWNDFQTNMVTSFRHLRDEKSFTDVTLACEGQTCKAHKMVLSACSPYFKALLEENPSKHPIIILKDVSYIHLQAILEFMYAGEVNVSQEQLPAFLKTADRLKVKGLAETPSSIKREG; this is translated from the exons ATGATGTCGTCCGATCAACAGTTCTTTTTAAAATGGAACGATTTTCAAACGAATATGGTAACATCGTTTCGGCACTTAAGGgatgaaaaaagttttacagat gtaACTCTTGCATGTGAAGGACAAACATGTAAAGCACATAAAATGGTTTTATCAGCATGTAGTCCGTACTTCAAGGCATTGCTCGag GAAAATCCATCCAAACATCCTATTATCATACTCAAAGATGTTTCCTACATACATCTGCAAGctattttagaatttatgtATGCTGGCGAAGTGAATGTGTCACAAGAACAGTTACCTGCATTCCTAAAGACAGCTGATCGCCTTAAAGTGAAAGGCTTAGCAGAAACACCCAGTTCTATAAAAAGGGAAGGTTGA
- the LOC111677374 gene encoding nitric oxide-associated protein 1, with translation MIKLNSTLFRIKSIKYTAQLSRFLSTDFKENTKLSLRQKSWMDSQQRYENHQHIFYSSHLELQDEYMSYGLKRSIQNKIKKDLKRYRKEQKTLNRYGSDVPEDWMDDYEYYNETNGENGSLQENKYGTADPNIPASIVPCNGCGAILHCKHQTSPGFLPTEIFKGRTENELKSLTCQRCHFLKNYNIALDIEVTPESYIETISSIKDKYALAIVMVDLLDFPCSIWPGVHELLGSKRPVIIVGNKVDLLPRDSNSYLDHIKQCLTEEILKSGFDRLNVKYVSLISAKTGYGIEELITQLQKIWAYKGDVYLLGCTNVGKSSLFNVLLNSDYCRPETSDLIRKATTCPWPGTTLKMLKFPIFRPSEIRIYERFKRLKSEKFLKAEEEKLRIESARKTGNISDAVPVGTIGRTFIKNIDDVDDAFAMSKGTQPITTFNERSKEYQKSRWVYDTPGVLHPEQITNLLTPQELGELQPKQMISPRSYRLKLGMSLFVGGLGRLDFIKSDSKDLDWVQIFLFASFDLPTMIVETEHALEIYKNYLNTPLMKVPMGDEERLRKWPGLQCCTEDLIVKGYVLKSKTKELNCSGDIILSSSGWVGVRAPIDVHCIFRAWTPHARGIFLRTPSLVPYAERIIGKRIRNSLAYNTTKPFVFKK, from the exons atGATAAAGTTGAATTCAACTTTATTTAGAATTAAGAGTATAAAATATACTGCACAGCTTTCACGTTTCCTGTCCacagattttaaagaaaataccaAATTAAGTCTGCGCCAGAAATCATGGATGGATTCCCAACAAAGATATGAAAACCATCAGCACATTTTTTACAGTTCTCATTTAGAGCTACAAGATGAATACATGAGTTACGGACTAAAAAGatctatacaaaataaaatcaaaaaggaTTTAAAACGGTACcgtaaagaacaaaaaacattaaatcgCTATGGTTCAGATGTACCTGAAGATTGGATGGATGATTATGAGTACTACAATGAAACAAATGGCGAGAATGGATCATTGCAGGAAAATAAGTATGGAACTGCTGATCCGAATATACCTGCTTCAATTGTACCATGTAATGGTTGTGGTGCCATTTTACATTGTAAACACCAGACAAGTCCAG GATTCCTTCCAACCGAAATATTTAAGGGACGGACCGAAAATGAGCTTAAAAGTCTAACTTGTCAAcgatgtcattttctaaaaaactataacatagcTTTAGATATCGAAGTCACACCAGAATCTTATATCGAAACTATATCAAGTATTAAAGATAAATACGCTTTGGCTATTGTTATGGTTGATCTACTAGATTTTCCCTGTTCAATATGGCCTGGAGTACATGAATTATTGGGATCAAAAAGACCTGTTATTATTGTTGGCAATAAAGTAGATCTCTTGCCACGGGATAGTAACAGCTATTTGGATCATATAAAACAATGTTTGACTGAGGAAATTCTTAAATCGGGCTTCGATCGATTGAATGTGAAATATGTGAGTTTGATTTCGGCAAAAACTGGTTACGGAATTGAAGAACTTATTAcacaattgcaaaaaatatgGGCGTATAAGGGAGATGTTTATTTGTTGGGTTGTACAAATGTGGGCAAAAGTTCATTATTTAATGTTCTTTTAAATTCGGATTACTGTCGACCGGAAACATCAGATTTAATACGAAAAGCTACTACCTGTCCATGGCCTGGAACAACACTTAAAATGCTCAAGTTTCCCATATTCAGACCATCGGAAATTCGAATCTATGAACGCTTTAAAAGACTGAAGTCAGAAAAGTTTCTAAAAGCCGAAGAAGAAAAACTCCGCATAGAAAGTGCTCGTAAAACTGGAAACATATCTGATGCAGTACCAGTAGGCACAATTGGACGtacattcataaaaaatattgatgatGTAGATGATGCCTTTGCTATGAGTAAGGGAACTCAACCGATAACAACATTCAACGAGAGAAGTAAAGAATATCAAAAGTCGCGGTGGGTCTATGATACACCAGGTGTTTTACATCCTGAACAAATAACCAACTTGTTAACACCACAAGAGTTGGGAGAATTACAACCCAAGCAAATGATTTCTCCTCGATCTTATCGTCTAAAACTGGGAATGAGTTTATTTGTAGGCGGCTTAGGACGACTAGACTTTATTAAGAGCGATTCAAAAGATTTGGATTgggtacaaatatttttatttgcttcaTTTGATCTTCCAACAATGATTGTTGAAACCGAACATGCTTTGGAAATTTATAAGAACTACTTAAATACTCCACTAATGAAAGTACCGATGGGTGATGAGGAGCGCCTACGAAAATGGCCAGGCTTGCAGTGTTGCACAGAAGACTTAATTGTAAAAGGATACGTTTTAAAGAGTAAAACTAAAGAACTTAATTGTTCAGGAGACATTATTCTCTCGTCATCTGGTTGGGTTGGTGTACGCGCTCCGATAGATGTTCATTGCATTTTTCGTGCTTGGACACCACATGCAAGAGGTATATTCTTAAGAACACCGTCCCTTGTTCCCTATGCCGAACGTATAATTGGAAAAAGAATAAGAAATTCTTTAGCGTATAATACAACGAAGccgtttgtttttaaaaaatga
- the LOC111677362 gene encoding uncharacterized protein LOC111677362 encodes MYDRLDQIFQLQKMCLNQLEEAQRNSEQYSFNMKMLSENMKTNWQRSNYFLTEYDSFVTNITAIMEVTRKYNLQMYLHNIKLTEIQALFTKINQKDKKPQNGCDSKSTLKEAGTHLYPAEEYDLNSEPPDEDFVYPRLNLPEVYKENAFISGRVTSIKSINDLTFYIFDKSSKYRDTIVELAKSLELRQYHDMPPANEVFGYVLDKHIFRAVLSSKSLYDVEMDEEIFPCYILDTGEILPLKSNCIMYRLTFDQKSIPAQAIPCQLITTNTNPFVAQQEMEEKLRSLKYANCCNFKIVAIEDNILQVELANPDPDKAIDNSCLDTVSVGNVPLNIDSDNVKCKQLTDDELEMLYEEPLNTSNAMKAVMGYDPQDDKRICRFYDPEIGGCFKGANCKLEHTLRQPDGWTKDVIPSASIIDCRHPTTVFPPGKIINITPTYIGRLDRFYAIINDPHQNATPLVWNDEDIPSWKLLKKPPHMFELVLSRYIDNLWYRAKIMSHDDDYKMFKVLYVDYGNYQVVHLRNLASIDMGMAQMPYQAILCRIEGVREKQSLSVDEHKNAIEILCEMILNKSMDVKVISHYEDLFISFIDTNEYPIPDKFVEMGFLDYNEV; translated from the coding sequence atgtaCGATAGGCTGGATCAAATTTTCCAACTTCAAAAGATGTGTCTTAATCAGTTGGAGGAAGCACAAAGAAATTCAGAACAATATTCATTTAACATGAAAATGTTGTCGGAGAATATGAAAACCAATTGGCAAAGAAGTAACTACTTTTTAACGGAATATGATTCTTTTGTTACCAATATAACAGCCATAATGGAAGTCACCAGAAAATATAATCTTCAAATGTATTTGCACAATATAAAACTTACGGAAATTCAggctttatttacaaaaattaaccaaaaagataaaaaaccacaaaatgGGTGTGATAGTAAGAGCACGTTAAAGGAAGCCGGAACTCATTTGTATCCAGCTGAAGAATATGACTTAAATTCAGAACCACCTGATGAAGATTTCGTTTATCCTCGATTGAATTTGCCTgaagtttataaagaaaatgcaTTTATAAGTGGAAGAGTGACATCCATTAAAAGTATAAACGATttgactttttatatatttgacaAATCTTCTAAATATCGGGATACTATCGTCGAATTAGCGAAATCCTTGGAATTACGCCAATACCACGATATGCCCCCAGCCAATGAAGTCTTTGGATATGTACTAGATAAGCATATTTTTCGTGCTGTACTAAGTTCTAAAAGTCTTTACGATGTAGAAATGGATGAAGAGATTTTTCCTTGTTATATCCTAGATACTGGAGAAATATTACCATTAAAATCAAATTGTATTATGTATAGATTAACGTTTGATCAGAAATCTATTCCAGCACAAGCCATACCATGTCAACTAATAACAACCAATACAAACCCATTTGTAGCTCAACAAGAAATGGAAGAAAAATTAAGGTCACTAAAATATGCAAATTgctgtaattttaaaatagtggcaataGAAGACAATATTCTGCAAGTGGAGCTTGCCAACCCGGATCCGGATAAAGCTATTGACAATAGTTGCTTAGATACTGTAAGTGTAGGTAATGTTCCCCTAAATATTGACTCAGACAATGTGAAATGCAAACAATTAACTGATGACGAATTAGAAATGCTGTATGAAGAGCCGCTAAACACCAGCAATGCTATGAAAGCAGTAATGGGTTATGATCCTCAAGACGATAAGCGCATATGTCGTTTTTATGACCCCGAAATCGGAGGATGTTTTAAAGGTGCAAACTGTAAATTAGAACATACTTTACGTCAACCCGATGGCTGGACTAAAGATGTTATTCCCTCAGCATCAATAATAGATTGCCGACATCCCACAACAGTTTTTCCTCCtggaaaaataatcaatataacACCCACCTATATCGGCCGATTGGACAGATTTTATGCAATAATCAATGATCCACACCAAAATGCAACTCCACTTGTATGGAATGATGAAGACATACCCTCttggaaacttttaaaaaaacctCCACATATGTTTGAACTTGTTTTATCGCGTTATATAGACAATCTTTGGTATCGAGCTAAAATCATGTCCCACGACGATgactataaaatgtttaaagtccTTTACGTTGATTATGGCAACTATCAAGTGGTACATTTACGAAATCTGGCTTCGATAGATATGGGTATGGCGCAAATGCCATATCAAGCTATTCTTTGCCGAATTGAAGGTGTTCGTGAAAAGCAATCTCTTTCTGTTGATGAACATAAAAATGCCATAGAAATATTATGTGAAATGATCCTTAACAAAtccatggatgttaaagttatatcGCACTAtgaagatttatttatttcttttatagacACAAATGAATATCCCATACCAGATAAATTTGTTGAGATGGGTTTTCTGGACTATAAcgaagtttaa
- the LOC111677375 gene encoding CTTNBP2 N-terminal-like protein isoform X2: MEQNANDPFASENSGTARFVGGGVVSGDHSLDNGAIAGGSVIVSSNTAGTVNAGHEFQTMKPGAGANFKQVGRTEIPHSELVKMLYYLEGELQARDVVIAALRNERVKQYISQLKSKRLQPSDPHVAIFRDKVALSGNLISRESSTQAAQAEMEVRQIIEQQMEQLYQMVNKQRATHLRMVNILTESLENNQRMLQELEDEKRKHEHDTAQGDDITYGLEMERTKLRQELEEERAQVKKLEKDLKKLQETLDFERNRQKQIVLLLIAERKKIMMKYIEEGKRSEDLAQILAEEKQRSDNIAEGLEEESKKSLRMEEELEKQAAASEQERKIIKANLAKEELRVKELEQELLTLRAENEALKKQNATMSSNTVSKSRAFTDGCATPMANIAKIVQPTATVSSVPVSGPTTGIALSLTPAINLRTGIATAPSNLTPLPQIAAAATIAVQSAVVGNDTTSCTPTPGTVLAPITSASVAQKAQTAAPSSPSPAKMQPTATIQRAPGGKYSALAAAAAAGHSLDQAPSPHPVPIAVPPVTVPPAGARGAPPPIPPNKPIVPPKREPSLSRLGSISGAASVAAVASSASTAANAKN; this comes from the exons ATGGAACAAAATGCAAATGATCCATTTGCATCCGAAAATAGTGGCACAGCTAGGTTTGTAGGCGGCGGAGTGGTAAGCGGGGACCACTCCCTTGATAATGGTGCTATTGCTGGAGGCTCTGTTATTGTAAGCAGCAATACAGCTGGGACTGTAAATGCTGGTCATGAATTTCAGACAATGAAACCGGGAGCAGGGGCCAACTTTAAGCAAGTCGGACGCACCGAAATACCTCACAGTGAATTGGTTAAAATGTTGTACTATCTTGAAGGTGAACTGCAGGCTCGAGATGTTGTAATAGCGGCCTTACGTAACGAACGTGTCAAACAATATATATCTCAACTTAAAAGCAAAAGGCTCCAGCCAAGTGACCCACATGTAGCAATATTTCGTGACAAGGTCGCCTTATCAGGCAACTTAATATCTAGAGAATCTTCTACACAAGCTGCCCAAGCTGAAATGGAAGTCAGACAAATTATAGAGCAACAAATGGAACAGCTGTATCAAATGGTCAATAAACAGCGAGCTACACATCTAAGAATGGTCAATATATTGACAGAGTCATTGGAAAATAATCAACGTATGTTGCAGGAACTGGAAGATGAGAAACGAAAGCACGAACACGACACTGCACAAGGTGACGATATAACTTACGGCTTGGAAATGGAACGAACTAAGCTAAGGCAAGAATTGGAAGAAGAAAGAGCTCAGGtcaaaaaactcgaaaaagatttaaaaaagttacaagAAACTTTGGATTTTGAGAGAAATCGACAAAAGCAAATTGTACTTTTATTGATAGCAGagaggaaaaaaattatgatgaaataCATAGAAGAAG gaaaacGTTCGGAAGATTTGGCTCAAATCTTAGCCGAAGAAAAGCAACGTTCTGACAACATAGCAGAAGGATTAGAAGAAGAAAGTAAAAAATCATTGCGTATGGAAGAAGAATTGGAAAAGCAAGCAGCAGCATCTGAACAAGAACgtaaaattattaaagcaaATCTAGCTAAAGAAGAACTTCG agTCAAAGAACTTGAACAGGAGCTATTAACATTAAGGGCTGAAAATGAggctttaaaaaaacaaaatgctaCTATGAGCAGCAATACTGTCTCCAAATCTAGAGCGTTTACTG ATGGATGTGCCACACCAATGGCGAATATAGCCAAAATTGTACAACCTACGGCTACAGTATCTAGTGTCCCTGTGTCTGGACCCACAACTGGTATAGCTCTATCCCTTACCCCAGCAATTAACTTACGTACGGGTATAGCTACGGCTCCTTCGAATCTAACACCTTTACCTCAAATAGCTGCAGCTGCCACAATAGCTGTGCAATCGGCTGTAGTTGGTAATGATACCACTTCATGCACACCAACACCTGGGACAGTTTTGGCTCCTATTACTTCGGCATCTGTTGCACAAAAAGCACAAACGGCAGCTCCTTCATCGCCATCACCAGCTAAAATGCAACCGACGGCAACAATACAACGTGCTCCCGGTGGTAAATATTCAGCGTTAGCAGCTGCTGCAGCGGCAGGCCACTCACTTGACCAAGCTCCATCGCCTCATCCTGTACCCATAGCGGTACCGCCTGTAACTGTTCCACCAGCTGGCGCTAGAGGTGCTCCTCCACCTATACCTCCTAACAAACCAATAGTCCCGCCAAAGCGTGAACCCTCATTATCACGCCTTGGCTCTATATCTGGTGCTGCAAGTGTAGCGGCTGTCGCCTCATCAGCTTCTACCGCTGCcaatgcaaaaaattaa